In Paramormyrops kingsleyae isolate MSU_618 chromosome 5, PKINGS_0.4, whole genome shotgun sequence, one DNA window encodes the following:
- the fdxr gene encoding NADPH:adrenodoxin oxidoreductase, mitochondrial, giving the protein MNLRRICVLRCKSLLNSKYLRTSQIVGVRKLTSPSGSSPKVCIVGGGPAGFYTAQHLLKSRLDIQVDLFERLPVPFGLVRFGVAPDHPEVKNVINTFTQTALHERCNFFGNVGVGKDVSVAELRQAYHAVVLSYGAEGNRRLGIPGEDLRGVYSAKDFVGWYNGLPGNKELRPDLSSETAVVLGQGNVALDVARILLSPLDILKKTDITQPSLEALAESQVQRVLIVGRRGPLQVACTIKELREMVNLPGTMPDMVTTDFEGVASVLKDLSRPRKRLTELLLKAAQGAASRQAGASRQWGFHFLRSPLEILPADDLTSTAGIRLAVNVLEGSHEGARAVPTGEVEELKCGMVISSIGYRSLCIDPAVPFDHHKAIIPNTVGRVQPGAGLYCSGWVKRGPTGVIATTMNDSFDTARSLLQDIEAGVIDVSSVKPGSRAVLSSLESRGVKWVSFSDWEKIDKEEVRRGQRVGRPREKILDVAEMLRVAHS; this is encoded by the exons GTGTTCGTAAGCTAACCTCTCCATCTGGATCCAGCCCCAAGGTGTGCATTGTTGGTGGAGGACCAGCAGGCTTCTATACTGCTCAGCATCTACTGAAG AGCCGCCTGGATATACAGGTGGATTTGTTCGAGCGCCTGCCTGTCCCCTTCGGCCTGGTGCGGTTTGGGGTTGCGCCTGACCATCCAGAAGTCAAG AATGTCATCAACACCTTCACCCAGACTGCCCTGCATGAGCGCTGCAACTTCTTTGGTAATGTCGGCGTTGGGAAAGACGTGAGCGTGGCGGAGCTGCGGCAGGCGTATCACGCTGTGGTCCTG AGCTATGGAGCGGAGGGGAATCGACGTCTCGGCATTCCGGGTGAAGATCTACGAGGAGTCTACTCTGCCAAAGACTTCGTTGGCTGGTATAATGGACTTCCTGGCAACAAGGAA CTGAGACCAGACCTTAGCAGTGAGACTGCAGTGGTTCTGGGCCAAGGGAATGTGGCATTGGATGTTGCCAGGATACTGCTTTCACCTCTGGACATTCTGAAG AAGACCGATATCACACAGCCCTCCCTCGAGGCCCTGGCAGAAAGTCAAGTGCAAAGAGTCCTCATTGTGGGCCGGCGAGGACCCCTCCAAGTGGCCTGTACCATAAAG GAACTCAGGGAGATGGTCAACCTTCCAGGTACCATGCCAGATATGGTGACTACTGACTTTGAGGGAGTTGCGAGTGTGCTAAAAG ACCTGTCCAGGCCAAGAAAGCGGCTGACAGAGCTCCTGCTTAAGGCTGCACAGGGGGCTGCATCCAGGCAGGCGGGAGCTTCCCGTCAGTGGGGCTTCCACTTCCTGCGTAGCCCCCTAGAGATCCTGCCCGCTGATGACTTGACGAGCACCGCTGGGATCCGACTGGCCGTGAACGTGCTGGAG GGCTCACACGAAGGGGCACGGGCAGTGCCAACGGGTGAGGTGGAGGAGTTGAAGTGCGGGATGGTGATCAGCAGCATTGGCTACCGGAGCCTGTGCATCGACCCCGCTGTGCCTTTTGACCACCATAAAGCCATAATCCCCAACACAGTGGGCAGAGTGCAGCCTGGAGCTG GTTTGTACTGCAGTGGATGGGTGAAGCGTGGACCTACCGGCGTGATCGCCACGACGATGAATGACAGCTTCGACACCGCCCGGTCACTACTACAGGACATAGAGGCTGGAGTGATTGACGTGTCTTCCGTGAAGCCAGGTTCAAGGGCTGTCCTCTCCTCGCTGGAGAGCCGAG GTGTGAAGTGGGTGTCTTTCTCAGACTGGGAGAAGATTGACAAAGAGGAGGTCAGAAGAGGCCAGAGAGTAGGAAGGCCCAGGGAGAAGATCTTGGATGTAGCAGAGATGCTAAGGGTGGCCCACTCTTGA